A single window of Neospora caninum Liverpool complete genome, chromosome XII DNA harbors:
- a CDS encoding putative elongation factor Tu GTP-binding domain-containing protein, translated as MGRLRTFGIFAHIDAGKTTTTEAFLLEAGQIARKGNIDDGTTTMDFMTQERERGITIQSAATCFPWGKAFFQLIDTPGHVDFSAEVQLALCAVDGACVLLDASRGVEAQTRAIWKALNSTGHSTAKLIFVNKMDRDGVDMDACLEAIRQRLNAWPLQVNAVYQVPRAVWCATRGDKVKKTHSVSPQAVIDLTDFRTALYPPVSNSMDAPLPVFYSPPPHALSHLLSASPSVLPHSSSPSPCAPDVAWAWWSDPRVVADVTNRREKLLEDLSLLDDAFEECVAERTLNRTHAGQSATNANEPEMRGPDAFARLTFKDEVRSTLRQVVLKNLGVPVLFGSSFFSRGVTQLLDAISAFLPSPLDRPPLPLASPLLASPLLASASPGAAGARNAPAASSAAASCISSCGRFLVPDRQAAAACVAFKVYPDGKGGRIAFVRVLSGRITPRTPLFNSTKHCLESPSSSSRLQLFRVKADAYESVASLSSGDIGAIRGLSAVTAGDLLRVSSAPAFSLPLLSPFHRHLPAVSPPAPDGRPSSLLPHGTAEDATASPSPSSASSPPFVSSASALHSLSPVCFTSIECRNAREETEVGEALAAACLSDVALKFERDEGGKFVLWGMGELHLQVVQARLKDEFGLSVEFGPLEIAYRELLLHPVRGKLTFSPSAASSFEISFSLLPLPSTPPEQRLSAILSRQEDPGLLALCHASRETGAVPFPSFSSATCTHATHVLFSLSPQAAAQLDALERTQKKAPPRHKQGSGRLAQASPSLEGSVLLRAIQEAACHAVGAGPLLSYPLDFLHVRLESLSQKDASSPLSPASLSAASAQLLRMLLRTGRGERASPCEKETSQTETETATGRGADAHLAHAASGTLRERIAMLEPVMHLEICSPSQNLGPLMRDLTQQRRASIVSISAGKETAGTEDAEEEGAGCLAAEGGELRISEEESGMMELHAVVPLRCMANYSSVLRALSHGQAHFQMRPLGYGRVSAIDEEILLAEAGILSLPS; from the exons ATGGGGCGGTTGAGGACGTTCGGCATCTTTGCGCACATCGACGCGGGGAAGACAACCACGACAGAAGCTTTTCTCTTGGAGGCTGGACAAATCGCGAGGAAGGGGAACATCGATGATGGCACCACAACCATGGATTTCATGACACAG gagcgcgagcgaggcatCACGATTCAGTCTGCTGCAACATGCTTCCCTTGGGGAAAGGCGTTCTTCCAGCTCATCGACACTCCAGG CCACGTCGACTTCTCCGCGGAAGTGCAACTCGCCCTCTGCGCGGTGGACGGGGCCTGCGTCCTCCTCGACGCCTCGcgaggcgtcgaggcgcAAACCCGGGCTATTTGGAAGGCCTTAAATTCGACCGGACACTCGACCGCGAAACTTATTTTCGTCAATAAAATGGACCGAGATGGAGTCGACATG GATGCTTGCCTCGAAGCGATTCGGCAGCGCCTGAACGCCTGGCCGTTGCAGGTGAACGCCGTTTACCAAGTTCCCCGTGCGGTCTGGTGCGCAACGCGCGGAGACAaagtgaagaagacacaCTCAGTCAGCCCCCAGGCCGTCATCGACCTGACCGACTTTCGCACCGCCCTCTACCCCCCCGTATCCAATTCCATGGATGCGCCGCTTCCCGTCTTCTACTCGCCTCCTCCCCACGCACTCTCccatctcctctctgcttctccatcTGTCCTTCCTcattcgtcttctccttctccttgtGCACCGGATGTTGCCTGGGCTTGGTGGTCAGATCCACGCGTTGTGGCGGACGTGACGAATCGGCGCGAGAAACTGCTCGAGgacttgtctctcctcgacgACGCCTTCGAGGAGTGCGTCGCAGAGCGCACCCTGAACAGGACACACGCCGGCCAGAGCGCGACAAATGCAAACGAACCGGAAATGCGAGGACCCGACGCCTTTGCGCGCCTGACGTTCAAAGACGAAGTTCGATCGACTCTCCGACAGGTTGTGCTCAAGAACCTCG gcgtgCCGGTGTTGTTTGGGTCCTCGTTCTTCAGTCGTGGTGTCACTCAGCTTCTCGACGCGatttctgcctttctgccttcgcctctcgaccGGCCTCccttgcctctcgcctcgccgctgctcgcctcgccgctgctcgcctccgcgtcgccaggcgcagcaggcgcgcgaaacgcccccgccgcctcg TCCGCCGCCGCTTCGTGCATTTCGTCTTGCGGGCGGTTTCTAGTTCCTGATCGACAAGCTGCggccgcctgcgtcgcctttaAGGTGTACCCTGACGGCAAAGGCGGGAGGATTGCCTTCGTGCGCGTGCTCTCAG GCCGAATCACGCCTCGCACGCCGCTCTTCAACTCCACCAAGCACTGCCTGGAatcgccctcctcttcttcacgttTGCAGTTGTTCCGAGTAAAGGCTGATGCGTACGAGTCGGTTGCGTCTCTGTCCAGCGGCGACATTGGGGCTATCCGGGGCCTCTCCGCAGTCACGGCTGGCGAccttcttcgtgtctcttcagcTCCAGCCTTTtcacttcctcttctctccccgtttcaCCGTCACcttcctgctgtctctcctcccgctccAGATGGGCgcccgtcctctcttctgcctcacGGAACCGCCGAAGACGCGACCGCAtcgccctctccttcttccgcgtcttctcctccgtttgtttcctctgcgtcggcTTTGCACAGTTTGAGTCCAGTTTGCTTCACGAGCATTGAATGCAGGAATgcgcgcgaagagacagaggtgGGCGAGGCCTTGGCGGCGGCGTGCCTGTCGGATGTTGCTCTGAAATTCGAGAGGGACGAAGGCGGGAAATTCGTTTTGTGGGGAATGGGCGAGTTGCATCTCCAGGTCGTTCAGGCCCGACTCAAAGATGAGTTTG GCCTGTCCGTCGAGTTTGGGCCTCTGGAAATCGCCTACCGAGAGCTGCTGCTACACCCCGTTCGCGGCAAGTTgacgttttctccctccgccgCATCGTCTTTCGAgatttccttctcgctgctgccgctgcCTTCGACGCCTCCTGAgcagcgcctctctgcgaTCCTGTCTCGGCAGGAGGATccaggccttctcgccctgtgTCACGCCTCTCGCGAGACGGGCGcagttccttttccttccttctcttccgcgacTTGCACGCATGCGACTCACGttttgttttccctctcgccccaAGCAGCCGCGCAACTCGACGCCCTCGAACGCACGCAAAAgaaggcgcctccgcgccaCAAACAAGGCAGTGGAAGGCTTGCGCAAGCTTCACCGTCTTTGGAAGGGAGTGTGCTGTTGAGGGCGATTCAGGAGGCGGCGTGCCATGCTGTCGGCGCAGGTCCGTTGCTTTCCTACCCTCTGGATTTTCTTCACGTGCGCCTCGAGAGCCTTTCGCAGAAagacgcgtcttcgcccctttcgccggcgtctctctcggctgcctccGCGCAGCTTCTGCGCATGCTGCTCAGGACGggccgaggcgaaagagcgtCTCCGtgcgagaaggaaacctCTCagacggaaacggagacagccacgggacgcggcgcagacgcgcaCCTCGCTCACGCGGCGAGCGGGACGCTTCGCGAGCGGATCGCGATGCTGGAGCCCGTCATGCACTTGGAAATCTGTTCCCCGTCTCAGAATTTAGGGCCCTTGATGAGAGACCTAACTCAACAGAGACGCGCTTCCATTGTATCGATCTCCGCCGGAAAGGAGACTGCTGGGACGGAGgatgcggaagaagaaggcgcaggaTGCCTTGCCGCCGAGGGCGGAGAACTCCGAAtaagtgaagaagagagtggAATGAtggagctgcatgcagtg GTGCCCCTCAGGTGTATGGCGAACTACTCGTCTGTGCTTCGGGCACTTTCCCACG GGCAAGCACACTTCCAGATGCGGCCCCTCGGGTACGGCCGTGTGTCCGCGATCGACGAAGAGATCCTCTTGGCGGAAGCTGGGATTTTATCTCTCCCGTCTTGA
- a CDS encoding putative mitochondrial carrier domain-containing protein, producing the protein MRDIAGKRKRLSFASSATSRRPVASPDGESGAVHARATWNSAFLPWVRFSERRLFSFGPSLCASPTRYDQLVAAFKARHKGRKDKEKRKVSEGLLLSLATVAHGGTAAVNRFLLAPFDQVKILRQVTPLPQSSPSPPSSLSSYSSASLSYSPSSSPPSSPSPSSPSPSSPSSSISPSVSRFSSSVTSPSLSSSSASSSRIVPSSSGGEVPSPRSSSLPCCSSSPASSSVSSASSQAAALASAKSSSTVNRGTPSPPASPASPTCPSAVRSSSLNSSSFSASSSSPRGACSGSAVHTPAAPSGGPSVSRFLFFSSFWWGCSAPVCASIAASSIRLALYQRTRLGVCPSARSPRSPSAIRSTSPTRPRAFSPRPFASCLSLWPFRLPPPLQRIRLMCGDPRAVHLSHREKRDEDKNEEGVCKSETRETEAREDRQDEEEGRRGRKARGEKGEREACEEQCGEKQCEGGEEKQERQELPRWREAATAAFAAGLCAQLATRCEGDTKGRKDEQVILRCMSTAMFRFFLGCRRRQQYVAICRALSPTTAPVSPSSSAVSIHSTTRVSPFCHLFGFSRASRFFPKPCAGVFRGVGVLLARALPECAISVSVYSFLMGRLPSFAYH; encoded by the exons ATGCGGGACATCGccgggaagaggaagcgcctTTCCTTTGCCTCCTCGGCCACCTCGCGGCGCCCCGTGGCTTCTCCAGACGGAGAAAGCGGCGCGGTGCATGCCCGAGCCACGTGGAATTCTGCCTTTCTGCCCTGGGTTCGCTTTTCCGAGAGAAGGCTGTTCTCTTTCGGCCcatctctctgcgcctctccgaCCCGCTACGATCAACTCGTTGCCGCCTTCAAAGCGAGACACAAGGGCCgaaaagacaaggaaaaaaggaaagtcTCCGAAG gccttcttctctctctcgcgaccGTGGCCCATGGTGGCACGGCAGCTGTCAATCGATTTCTTCTTGCCCCTTTTGATCAAGTAAAAATTCTTCGCCAGGTCACACCTCTTCCTcagtcttctccttctccgccttcttctctttcgtcctactcttccgcttctctttcctattctccttcttcatctcccccttcctctccttccccttcctctccttccccttcctctccttcgtcttcaaTTTCcccttctgtgtctcgcttctcgtcaTCTGTaacttctccttctctctcttcgagtTCCGCCAGTTCGTCTCGGATCGTCCCGTCCTCCTCTGGTGGCGAAGTTCCctcgccgcgttcttcttcgttgccttgctgttcgtcttctccagcctcgtcttctgtttcttccgcttcctcacAAGCAGCTGCGCTTGCTTCTGCAAAATCTTCTTCGACAGTAAACAGAGGGACTCCATCCccgcccgcgtctcccgcctctccgaCTTGTCCGTCCGCTGTGCGTTCTTCCTCACTCAATTcatcgtctttttctgcgtcaAGTTCCtcgccgagaggcgcctgtTCGGGCTCGGCTGTGCATACACCCGCAGCGCCGTCCGGCGGCCCTTcggtttctcgtttcttgtttttttcttctttttggtGGGGATGTAGTGCGCCCGTCTGTGCCTCCATTGCTGCTTCCTCGATTCGTCTTGCGCTCTATCAAAGAACCAG GTTGGGTGTATGTCCCTCTGCGCgttcgccgcgctcgccgtctgctATCCGCTCGACGTCGCCCACACGGCCGCGTGCGTTCTCG CCTCGTCCGTTTGCGTCATGTCTTTCCCTTTGGCCTTTCAggcttccgcctcctctaCAGCGGATTCGGCTTATGTGTGGTGACCCTCGTGCCGTTCACCTTTCTCACCGG GAAAAGCGAGATGAAGAcaagaacgaggaaggcgtATGCAAAtcggagacaagagaaacagaagcgagggaggacaggcaagacgaggaagagggaagacgagggagaaaggctcgaggcgagaaaggagagagagaagcgtgtGAAGAGCAGTGTGGCGAGAAACAATgtgagggaggcgaagagaaacaggaaagacagGAGCTGccgagatggagagaggcggcgacggcagccTTTGCCGCGGGTCTCTGCGCACAGCTGGCGAC GCGTTGTGAGGGAGATACAAAGGGTAGAAAGGACGAACAGGTGATCCTGCGTTGTATGTCAACAGCGatgtttcgtttttttctcggttGCAGGCGCAGGCAACAGTATGTCGCTATTTGCAGGGCGCTGTCTCCTACAacggcgcctgtctctccctcctcttctgcggTGTCTATCCACTCCAcgacgcgcgtctcgcctttctgccaTCTGTTCGGCTTTTCACGCGCCTCCCGGTTCTTTCCAAAACCCTGCGCTGGCGTGTTTCGAGGCGTGGGCGTCTTGCTCGCACGAGCCCTTCCAGAGTGCGCgatctccgtctccgtttaCTCGTTCCTCATGgggcgccttccttctttcgcctATCACTGA